In Haloplanus rubicundus, one DNA window encodes the following:
- a CDS encoding DUF7315 family membrane protein yields MSSSDDHDADAQEGVHDADGRRDVVVPMRLYKTVTVFSTLIAIVGVVFGFVLLDAATIRLSLLRRLVLGLLRAVGVVPPETVLSAVLAVLGLAAIGFGAGVYVLGTRFRAHGMGNPQEDADESSGNG; encoded by the coding sequence ATGTCTTCTTCAGACGACCACGACGCCGACGCACAGGAGGGCGTCCACGACGCCGACGGGCGTCGGGACGTGGTCGTCCCGATGCGCCTCTACAAGACCGTCACCGTCTTCTCGACGCTCATCGCCATCGTGGGCGTCGTCTTCGGCTTCGTCCTCCTCGACGCGGCGACCATCCGACTCAGCCTTCTGCGACGCCTCGTCCTCGGTCTCCTCCGAGCGGTCGGCGTCGTGCCCCCCGAAACCGTACTGAGCGCCGTCCTCGCCGTCCTCGGTCTCGCCGCAATCGGGTTCGGGGCCGGCGTCTACGTCCTCGGGACGCGCTTTCGCGCCCACGGAATGGGAAACCCTCAAGAGGACGCCGACGAATCCTCAGGTAATGGCTGA
- a CDS encoding cytochrome b family protein, which produces MSDNESTTDETRTDGGSPGIVAPDDETPTWRERKERTTGLSRLTYEYFERARREDQDLRTESDYVERDVLAFPTWPHETVRNLSIAAFFTGMIFFLSATMPPHIGAPANPSSTPAIILPDWYLYWSFGLLKLGPLNPDLAILGGAKITADRTYGVLANVVVVGFIAIVPFLNKGSARRPVEQPFWSAVGVGGVVFAFTISLLAVKNLMPMNVDLLFDLTFLLPIVATTITYAVLKTMREGYMYDLNRRYYRLRPPK; this is translated from the coding sequence ATGAGCGACAACGAATCCACCACGGACGAGACGCGCACCGACGGCGGCAGCCCGGGCATCGTCGCCCCGGACGACGAGACGCCGACGTGGCGCGAGCGCAAGGAACGGACGACGGGCCTCTCGCGGCTCACGTACGAGTACTTCGAACGCGCCCGCCGCGAGGACCAGGACCTGCGAACCGAGTCGGACTACGTCGAACGCGACGTGCTCGCGTTCCCGACGTGGCCCCACGAGACGGTTCGTAACCTCTCCATCGCGGCCTTCTTCACCGGGATGATCTTCTTCCTCTCGGCGACGATGCCGCCACACATCGGCGCGCCGGCCAACCCGAGTTCGACGCCGGCGATCATCCTGCCCGACTGGTATCTCTACTGGTCCTTTGGCCTGCTGAAGCTCGGCCCGCTGAACCCCGACCTCGCCATCCTCGGCGGGGCGAAGATCACCGCCGACCGGACGTACGGCGTGCTCGCGAACGTCGTCGTCGTCGGCTTCATCGCCATCGTTCCCTTCCTGAACAAGGGGTCGGCCCGACGCCCGGTCGAGCAGCCGTTCTGGTCGGCCGTCGGCGTCGGCGGGGTCGTCTTCGCGTTCACCATCAGCCTGCTCGCGGTCAAGAACCTGATGCCGATGAACGTCGACCTGCTGTTCGATCTGACCTTCCTCCTGCCCATCGTGGCTACGACGATCACCTACGCGGTGCTGAAGACGATGCGCGAGGGGTACATGTACGACCTCAACCGGCGGTACTACCGGCTCCGTCCGCCGAAGTAA
- a CDS encoding cytochrome b gives MSLEKKDEMDHKGWMKRKDLTPVEATFLTALIWMDKRLRVVDYLELLEDLYYKVNMQMPKSHTEQYDLDNKFWYWYPLYALGSFSTLAYIVAAVSGALLGFYYAPAQTGDPSTAYNSITFIMTDLQFGFMLRSIHRWSAQVMVAAVFLHMLRVYFTGAYKEPRELNWLLGIVLISLTMVFGYTGYLLPWDQLAFWAGQIGVEMSLSIPLAGEWIAQLLFGGFTLSQATLQRMYILHVFLLPFVVTTLIAIHIGIVWVQGIAEPH, from the coding sequence ATGAGCTTAGAAAAGAAAGACGAGATGGACCACAAAGGGTGGATGAAGCGGAAGGATCTGACACCCGTGGAAGCCACCTTCCTGACGGCGCTCATCTGGATGGACAAGCGGCTCCGGGTCGTCGACTACCTGGAACTGCTGGAGGACCTGTACTACAAGGTCAACATGCAGATGCCGAAGAGTCACACCGAACAGTACGACCTGGACAACAAGTTCTGGTACTGGTACCCGCTGTACGCGCTGGGGTCGTTCTCGACGCTGGCGTACATCGTCGCCGCCGTCTCCGGCGCCCTGCTGGGCTTCTACTACGCCCCCGCACAGACCGGCGACCCGAGTACGGCGTACAACTCGATCACGTTCATCATGACGGATCTCCAGTTCGGGTTCATGCTGCGCTCCATCCACCGGTGGTCGGCACAGGTGATGGTCGCGGCCGTGTTCCTCCACATGCTCCGTGTCTACTTCACGGGCGCGTACAAGGAACCGCGCGAACTCAACTGGCTGCTGGGGATCGTCCTCATCAGCCTGACGATGGTGTTCGGGTACACGGGCTACCTGCTCCCGTGGGACCAGCTCGCCTTCTGGGCGGGACAGATCGGCGTCGAGATGTCGCTGTCCATCCCGCTCGCCGGCGAGTGGATCGCCCAGCTCCTGTTCGGCGGCTTCACCCTGAGTCAGGCGACGCTCCAGCGGATGTACATCCTCCACGTGTTCCTGCTCCCCTTCGTCGTGACGACGCTGATCGCGATCCACATCGGCATCGTCTGGGTGCAGGGCATCGCGGAACCCCACTAG
- a CDS encoding DUF7318 family protein has translation MSSSGSTYGDIHRYEPARESTAAAITIVLLTVVEVVFVFMFAYGLVSGWGLSEYGNMFLGGILAVIFVDLAFILALYRKEFLPDVVIVKKRRRKWEDLYIREEDVDGETLGDGAWDTVKRAVYPYYKR, from the coding sequence ATGTCATCGAGTGGAAGCACGTACGGCGATATTCACCGATACGAACCGGCCCGCGAGAGTACGGCCGCCGCCATCACCATCGTCCTCCTGACGGTCGTGGAGGTGGTGTTCGTGTTCATGTTCGCCTACGGCCTCGTGAGCGGCTGGGGGCTGAGCGAGTACGGCAACATGTTCCTCGGCGGCATCCTCGCCGTGATCTTCGTCGACCTCGCGTTCATCCTCGCGCTGTACCGCAAGGAGTTCCTGCCGGACGTCGTCATCGTCAAGAAGCGGCGTCGGAAGTGGGAGGACCTCTACATCCGCGAGGAGGACGTGGACGGCGAAACCCTCGGCGACGGGGCGTGGGACACAGTCAAACGCGCGGTTTACCCGTACTACAAGCGATAA
- a CDS encoding halocyanin domain-containing protein gives MKRRDFLRVAGGSTAVGTAAATATPAAAQASFDGWMSDVGNYSEVADATGQDEVTITVGAQGNGGNFAFDPPAVQVDPGTTVVWEWNGEGGQHNVVAEEGGEFESELTAEAGFTFEQTLESEGVVKYFCQPHRALGMKGVVVVGAMPGGGGEGGGGGGGGGGEVDLHELGVPIQAHWVGAATILGIIVSLIFSFYVLKYGESPHTGTGRGE, from the coding sequence ATGAAGAGGCGGGACTTCCTGAGAGTGGCCGGTGGGTCCACCGCCGTCGGAACGGCCGCCGCCACGGCGACGCCGGCCGCTGCGCAGGCGTCGTTCGACGGGTGGATGAGCGACGTCGGCAACTACAGCGAGGTGGCTGACGCGACCGGACAGGACGAGGTGACCATCACCGTCGGCGCCCAGGGCAACGGCGGGAACTTCGCGTTCGACCCGCCGGCCGTCCAGGTCGATCCCGGGACGACCGTCGTCTGGGAGTGGAACGGCGAGGGCGGCCAGCACAACGTCGTCGCCGAGGAGGGCGGCGAGTTCGAGAGCGAACTCACCGCCGAAGCCGGCTTCACCTTCGAACAGACCCTCGAATCCGAGGGCGTCGTCAAGTACTTCTGCCAGCCCCACCGCGCGCTCGGCATGAAAGGCGTCGTCGTCGTCGGCGCGATGCCGGGCGGTGGCGGCGAGGGCGGTGGCGGCGGTGGCGGCGGTGGCGGCGAGGTCGACCTCCACGAACTCGGCGTGCCGATCCAGGCCCACTGGGTCGGCGCCGCGACGATCCTCGGCATCATCGTCTCGCTGATATTCAGCTTCTACGTGCTGAAATACGGCGAGTCACCACACACCGGAACCGGGAGAGGAGAGTAA
- a CDS encoding DUF7319 domain-containing protein: protein MADSSPSSTDGTAETAAKADADAVDALRREVEENYDFENFGPSDMARMSAEEWEAAFDPDTWIVGPELLDRVEQDLKSRIQSREVFAVLERFEEGGEERLVAYSDEGYAIVFPDGSVEGQGTVVRDVKPTVALCSMDSYEVPDAPEDVSLPSPADVPEGTGQLGNNLLQLIAFAQILVGLGLVGVWLFTDAIPTPGGYVDLVAPMTALIFVGIGLFLFMVVANARLSDRFRAEEFRNRLRAAGVEDGERPEFLPPLGDDAEALAAEGDETATDGAETAGSSADRP from the coding sequence ATGGCTGATTCGTCACCGTCGTCGACCGACGGGACGGCCGAGACGGCGGCTAAGGCCGACGCCGACGCCGTCGACGCCCTCCGACGCGAAGTCGAGGAGAACTACGACTTCGAGAACTTCGGCCCGAGCGACATGGCGCGGATGAGCGCCGAGGAGTGGGAGGCGGCGTTCGATCCGGACACCTGGATCGTCGGCCCCGAGTTACTCGACCGGGTGGAGCAGGACCTCAAGAGCCGCATCCAGAGCCGAGAGGTGTTCGCCGTCCTCGAACGGTTCGAGGAGGGCGGCGAAGAGCGACTGGTCGCCTACTCGGACGAAGGGTACGCCATCGTCTTCCCGGACGGCAGCGTCGAGGGACAGGGGACGGTGGTACGGGACGTGAAACCGACCGTCGCGCTGTGTTCGATGGACAGCTACGAGGTGCCGGACGCCCCCGAGGACGTCTCCCTGCCCAGCCCCGCGGACGTGCCCGAGGGAACCGGCCAGTTGGGGAACAACCTCCTCCAGCTCATCGCGTTCGCACAGATTCTGGTCGGACTGGGGCTGGTCGGCGTCTGGCTGTTCACCGACGCCATCCCGACGCCGGGCGGCTACGTCGACCTCGTGGCGCCGATGACGGCCCTGATCTTCGTCGGCATCGGCCTCTTCCTGTTCATGGTGGTCGCCAACGCCCGCCTCTCGGACCGGTTCCGGGCGGAGGAGTTCCGCAACCGACTTCGCGCCGCCGGCGTCGAAGACGGTGAGCGACCGGAGTTCCTGCCACCGCTGGGCGACGACGCCGAGGCACTGGCGGCGGAGGGTGACGAGACGGCCACGGACGGCGCGGAGACGGCCGGTTCGAGCGCCGACCGCCCGTGA
- a CDS encoding DUF7321 family protein yields MVSEATTATLAGLSVTASFPFYLYGAWIVIDAETVTWSVLLRHLKFIVVGLVLTTVPVVGWMVPRLMDQFGGLAVLHAVLGLQAYAMLAFALTGIVRIFQAKHAANLYRDPDQDVDLNDLHENMSAWRGRLRIGVFGYVLFWIGAYLIGVVRYVQLHL; encoded by the coding sequence ATGGTGAGTGAGGCGACGACGGCGACGCTTGCGGGGCTGTCCGTCACCGCGAGTTTCCCCTTCTATCTCTACGGCGCGTGGATCGTCATCGACGCCGAGACGGTGACGTGGAGCGTCCTCCTCCGGCACCTGAAGTTCATCGTCGTCGGCCTGGTGTTGACGACGGTGCCCGTCGTGGGGTGGATGGTCCCTCGGTTGATGGACCAGTTCGGCGGCCTCGCCGTCCTGCACGCCGTGCTCGGCCTCCAGGCCTACGCGATGCTCGCGTTCGCCCTGACCGGCATCGTCCGCATCTTCCAGGCCAAACACGCCGCGAATCTCTATCGTGACCCCGATCAGGACGTGGACCTGAACGACCTCCACGAGAACATGAGCGCGTGGCGCGGCCGCCTCCGAATCGGCGTCTTCGGCTACGTGCTCTTCTGGATCGGCGCCTACCTGATCGGCGTCGTTCGGTACGTGCAGCTGCACCTCTAG
- the nth gene encoding endonuclease III, which translates to MGTPLDSREAQVEAVLDRLYDEYPDATISLTYSNRLELLVAVVLSAQCTDERVNEVTEELFEKYRTAADYAAADEGTLADDIYGITFHNNKAGYLKSIGETLVEDHDGDVPDTMSELTDLKGVGRKTANVVLQHGHDVVEGIVVDTHVQRLSRRLGLTTEVRPERIEDDLMDVVPEDDWQQLTHLLISHGRAVCDARNPDCADCVLEDICPSSKLDAEVDLASGEAWD; encoded by the coding sequence ATGGGCACACCACTGGACTCGCGGGAGGCACAGGTCGAGGCGGTGCTGGACCGACTGTACGACGAGTACCCCGACGCGACCATCTCACTCACCTACTCGAACCGGCTGGAACTTCTGGTCGCCGTCGTCCTCTCCGCACAGTGTACCGACGAGCGGGTCAACGAGGTGACCGAGGAGCTGTTCGAGAAGTACCGGACCGCAGCCGACTACGCCGCGGCGGACGAGGGGACGCTCGCCGACGACATCTACGGCATCACCTTCCACAACAACAAGGCCGGATACCTGAAGTCCATCGGCGAGACGCTCGTCGAAGACCACGACGGCGACGTGCCCGACACGATGAGCGAACTGACGGACCTGAAAGGCGTCGGGCGCAAGACGGCGAACGTCGTCCTCCAGCACGGCCACGACGTGGTGGAGGGCATCGTCGTCGACACGCACGTACAGCGGCTCTCGCGACGGCTCGGCCTGACGACCGAGGTGCGGCCCGAACGGATCGAAGACGACCTGATGGACGTGGTGCCCGAAGACGACTGGCAACAGCTCACCCACCTGCTCATCAGTCACGGGCGGGCGGTGTGTGACGCCCGCAACCCCGACTGTGCGGACTGTGTGCTGGAGGACATCTGTCCGTCCTCGAAACTGGACGCGGAGGTCGACTTGGCGAGCGGCGAGGCGTGGGACTAG
- a CDS encoding shikimate kinase: MYGEAVALGAGTVLNALATGVGSAFAIDAETTARVELDDSGTVEGAIAGAPDGDTRLIRRCVERVVDRFGDGQGGHVRTESDVPMAAGLKSSSAAANATVLATLSALDVSVGDDAELDREAACRIGVAAARDAGVTVTGAFDDASASMLGGVTVTDNAADDLLAREAVDWDALVWTPPARAFSADADVARCERVAPMADLVAELALDGRYGEAMTVNGLAFSAALGFPTDPAVEAMPHADGVSLSGTGPSVVAVGDRDGLERVRDHWNQREGDTWLTTTRTDGARVIE; this comes from the coding sequence ATGTACGGCGAGGCCGTCGCACTCGGTGCGGGTACGGTCCTGAACGCCCTCGCGACGGGCGTCGGATCGGCCTTCGCCATCGACGCGGAGACGACTGCCCGGGTCGAACTCGACGACTCCGGGACCGTCGAGGGTGCGATTGCCGGTGCGCCGGACGGCGACACGCGGCTCATCCGCCGCTGTGTCGAACGCGTCGTCGACCGGTTCGGCGACGGTCAGGGCGGCCACGTCCGCACCGAAAGCGACGTGCCGATGGCCGCGGGGCTGAAGAGTTCCAGCGCCGCCGCGAACGCGACGGTGCTGGCGACGCTCTCGGCGCTCGACGTGTCGGTCGGTGACGACGCCGAACTCGACCGCGAGGCGGCCTGTCGCATCGGCGTCGCCGCCGCCCGCGACGCCGGCGTCACCGTCACCGGCGCGTTCGACGACGCGAGCGCCAGCATGCTCGGCGGCGTCACCGTCACCGACAACGCGGCGGACGACCTGCTCGCCCGCGAGGCGGTGGACTGGGACGCCCTCGTCTGGACGCCGCCGGCCCGCGCGTTCAGCGCCGACGCCGACGTGGCGCGCTGTGAGCGGGTGGCGCCGATGGCGGACCTCGTCGCCGAACTGGCGCTCGACGGCCGCTACGGCGAGGCGATGACGGTCAACGGACTCGCCTTCTCGGCGGCGCTCGGCTTTCCGACCGATCCCGCCGTCGAGGCGATGCCACACGCCGACGGCGTGTCGCTCTCGGGGACCGGGCCGAGCGTCGTCGCCGTCGGCGACCGGGACGGACTGGAACGCGTACGCGACCACTGGAACCAACGGGAGGGAGACACATGGCTAACGACGACACGAACGGACGGCGCACGGGTGATCGAATGA
- a CDS encoding chorismate mutase encodes MSESDAAEEMSLDELREEIEEIDRELVELIARRTYVAGTVAQVKEERGLPTTDESQEARVMERAGENAETFDVDANLVKAIFRLLIELNKVEQRESR; translated from the coding sequence ATGAGCGAGAGCGACGCGGCCGAGGAGATGTCCCTGGACGAACTCCGCGAGGAGATCGAGGAGATCGACCGCGAACTCGTCGAACTCATCGCCCGCCGAACCTACGTCGCGGGCACCGTCGCGCAGGTCAAAGAGGAGCGAGGGCTGCCGACGACCGACGAGTCACAGGAGGCCCGTGTGATGGAGCGAGCGGGCGAGAACGCCGAAACCTTCGACGTGGACGCCAACCTGGTGAAGGCGATTTTCCGGCTGCTGATCGAGTTGAACAAGGTGGAGCAACGAGAGAGCCGATAG
- a CDS encoding type II toxin-antitoxin system RelE family toxin, whose translation MVPPSLFNSQEQERILGKLDEIVDSPWRDPPDYSEPLRNSPHRKVRVGEFRLAVTLRQNEQRMVVARIKRRGSAYTVDDD comes from the coding sequence ATCGTTCCACCCTCACTATTTAACAGCCAAGAGCAAGAACGGATCTTGGGCAAACTCGACGAAATCGTCGATTCGCCGTGGCGTGACCCGCCAGATTACAGTGAACCTCTCCGAAACAGCCCACACAGGAAAGTCCGCGTTGGCGAGTTCCGTCTGGCCGTGACGTTGCGACAGAACGAACAGCGGATGGTGGTGGCTCGAATCAAGCGACGCGGTAGTGCCTACACTGTCGACGACGATTGA
- a CDS encoding carbonic anhydrase has translation MDQTFVDLLAGNLAHAAAFDDRFDDLQAAQHPHTVTICCSDSRVLQDHMWGNEAPGRIFTCGNIGNRVVQRTDEGDVVSGDVLYPLAHTGTETAVVVGHTGCGAVTATYDALTGDVNDLPGIEGCLDLLKPLLEPGVEALPDDLSRPEAINRLVEYNVDRQVDVLVGSDDVPPGVEVVGAVYDFQDVYGGDRGEVHVVNVDGERGVADLRATYPAIEDRIRRLWVY, from the coding sequence ATGGATCAAACGTTCGTCGACCTCCTGGCGGGGAATCTCGCCCACGCCGCCGCGTTCGACGACCGGTTCGACGACCTGCAAGCGGCACAGCATCCCCACACCGTCACCATCTGTTGTTCCGATTCGCGCGTCCTGCAGGACCACATGTGGGGAAACGAGGCTCCCGGTCGCATCTTCACTTGCGGGAACATCGGAAACCGCGTCGTCCAGCGGACCGACGAGGGCGACGTCGTCTCCGGGGACGTACTGTATCCGCTGGCACACACGGGGACGGAGACGGCGGTGGTCGTCGGCCACACGGGCTGTGGGGCCGTCACCGCGACGTACGACGCCCTGACCGGTGACGTGAACGACCTGCCAGGCATCGAAGGCTGTCTCGACCTGCTGAAACCCCTCCTCGAACCCGGCGTCGAGGCGCTCCCGGACGACCTGAGCCGCCCGGAGGCGATCAATCGGCTCGTCGAGTACAACGTCGACCGGCAGGTGGACGTGCTCGTCGGGAGCGACGACGTGCCGCCCGGGGTGGAGGTGGTCGGCGCCGTCTACGACTTCCAGGACGTGTACGGCGGCGACCGGGGCGAGGTGCACGTCGTCAACGTCGACGGCGAGCGCGGCGTCGCCGACCTGCGGGCGACGTATCCGGCTATCGAAGATCGGATCCGTCGGTTGTGGGTGTACTGA
- a CDS encoding CopG family ribbon-helix-helix protein: MRTSFNIPDDIVEAFDRVWRDQELESRSRAVREAMLEYIEAHSRLESTTGEVVALVGFDYRHHDVIRDLHAVQHDYQDVILNTSHTHQGEWCLESLFCRGPSERVRELTYRLRDFDAVRRVKVMVIRDDA; the protein is encoded by the coding sequence GTGCGAACGAGTTTCAACATCCCCGACGACATCGTCGAGGCGTTCGACCGCGTGTGGCGCGACCAGGAACTGGAGAGTCGATCCCGGGCGGTCAGGGAGGCGATGCTCGAATACATCGAGGCCCACTCGCGACTCGAATCGACGACCGGCGAGGTGGTGGCCCTCGTCGGCTTCGACTACCGTCACCACGACGTGATCCGTGACCTGCACGCCGTCCAGCACGACTACCAGGACGTGATCCTGAACACGAGTCACACCCATCAGGGCGAGTGGTGTCTCGAATCGCTGTTCTGCCGCGGGCCGAGCGAGCGGGTGCGCGAACTCACCTACCGCCTCCGCGATTTCGACGCCGTGCGACGGGTGAAGGTGATGGTCATCCGGGACGACGCGTGA
- a CDS encoding HoxN/HupN/NixA family nickel/cobalt transporter, translating into MVLDSTLGLFGGAIALGAVHGIEPGHGWPVAASYALDQANKWAYGLAASLLIGIGHLVSSIAMVGVFFYAKAYFDLTQVDAPMTLGGVQIGGPVSIVAGVVLIALGVREYRHGHSHDNDNDNDNDNDNDNDNDNDHDHDHDHDHDHDHDHDHDHDHDHDSGILTRLRDALPFGGGSHDHAHASFDGETDRGLLGIAWFAFVLGFAHEEEFEIIALCAGSTHCLELMTAYALTVIVGIVGLTLLLIAGYQQSEERVERYTPYLPLVSATVLVVMGLGFVAGVF; encoded by the coding sequence ATGGTGCTCGACAGCACGCTGGGGTTGTTCGGTGGGGCAATCGCGCTCGGGGCGGTCCACGGCATCGAACCGGGACACGGCTGGCCGGTCGCCGCCTCGTACGCGCTCGATCAGGCCAACAAGTGGGCGTACGGGCTCGCGGCGAGTCTCCTCATCGGGATCGGCCACCTCGTCAGCTCCATCGCGATGGTCGGCGTCTTCTTCTACGCGAAGGCGTACTTCGATCTCACACAGGTCGACGCACCGATGACGCTCGGCGGCGTTCAGATCGGCGGCCCGGTCAGCATCGTCGCGGGCGTCGTGTTGATCGCGCTCGGGGTTCGGGAGTATCGGCACGGGCACAGTCACGACAACGACAACGACAACGACAACGACAACGACAACGACAACGACAACGACAACGACCACGACCACGACCACGACCACGACCACGACCACGACCACGACCACGACCACGACCACGACCACGACCACGATTCCGGCATTCTGACACGCCTTCGCGACGCCCTCCCGTTCGGTGGCGGCTCACACGACCACGCCCACGCGTCGTTCGACGGCGAGACGGACCGCGGCCTCCTCGGCATCGCGTGGTTCGCGTTCGTCCTCGGGTTCGCCCACGAGGAAGAGTTCGAGATCATCGCGCTGTGTGCCGGGTCGACGCACTGTCTCGAACTCATGACGGCCTACGCGCTCACGGTGATCGTCGGCATCGTCGGTCTCACCCTGCTCCTGATCGCCGGCTACCAGCAGTCCGAGGAACGCGTCGAGCGATACACGCCGTATCTCCCGCTCGTCTCGGCGACGGTCCTCGTGGTGATGGGACTGGGCTTCGTCGCCGGCGTCTTCTGA
- the surE gene encoding 5'/3'-nucleotidase SurE produces the protein MDEPHVLLTNDDGIDSVGFRALYDALSRFADVTAVAPNGDKSAVGRAMSREVQVETHDLGYAIHGTPADCVVVGLEALCPDVDMVVAGCNRGANLGAYVLGRSGTVSAAVEAAFFDVPAIAVSLYVPGADGEWQEKAKDPLDYRNATAATTYLVDHALGAGVFEQAEYLNVNAPIHHEDDDPAPIEITEPSTLYDMRAERDGERISLTDNIWARMRDGDIPDPEGTDRRAIVEGRVSVSPLTAPHTTQHHEALDALAETYLT, from the coding sequence ATGGACGAGCCACACGTGCTCCTGACGAACGACGACGGGATCGATTCCGTCGGCTTCCGGGCACTCTACGACGCGCTCTCCCGGTTCGCCGACGTGACGGCCGTCGCACCGAACGGCGACAAGAGCGCCGTCGGCCGTGCGATGTCCCGGGAAGTACAGGTCGAGACCCACGACCTCGGCTACGCCATCCACGGGACGCCGGCTGACTGCGTCGTCGTCGGGCTCGAAGCCCTGTGTCCCGACGTGGACATGGTGGTCGCCGGCTGTAACCGCGGAGCGAACCTCGGGGCGTACGTCCTCGGTCGCTCCGGCACCGTCAGCGCCGCCGTCGAGGCCGCCTTCTTCGACGTGCCCGCCATCGCCGTCTCGCTGTACGTCCCCGGCGCGGACGGGGAGTGGCAGGAGAAGGCAAAGGACCCCCTCGACTACCGGAACGCCACCGCGGCGACGACGTATCTCGTCGATCACGCCCTCGGTGCCGGCGTGTTCGAGCAGGCCGAATACCTGAACGTCAACGCCCCCATCCACCACGAGGACGACGACCCCGCACCGATCGAGATCACCGAGCCGTCGACGCTGTACGACATGCGTGCCGAACGCGACGGCGAGCGAATCAGCCTCACCGACAACATCTGGGCGCGGATGCGCGACGGTGACATCCCCGACCCGGAGGGAACCGACCGCCGGGCCATCGTCGAGGGACGAGTCAGCGTCTCGCCGCTCACGGCCCCCCACACCACCCAGCACCACGAGGCCCTCGACGCGCTGGCGGAGACGTATCTGACCTGA